The following proteins are encoded in a genomic region of Catellatospora sp. TT07R-123:
- a CDS encoding beta-N-acetylhexosaminidase — MTGPGIRRTLSALALAVATGAAALLAAPAAQAATIPLTSVVPAPVTAAPTAGVTYTLGSATTVYTEPGSTAAADIGAYLAGILRPSTGYALPVAPAPTGSPSGIALLLTGAPASVGAQGYQLDVTSTAVTVRANQPAGLFAGVQTLRQLLPAAVEATTVQAGPWQVGGAHVVDYPRFGYRGAMLDVARHFFPPAAVRRYVDQLALYKINYLHLHLSDDQGWRIAINSWPNLAVYGGGTAVGGDPGGYYTQADYTALVAYAASRYITVVPEIDMPGHTNAALASYAQLNCNGVAPARYTGTNVGFSSLCVPLALTYTFIDQVVGELAALTPGPYLHIGGDEASSTSATDYTTFIDRVQQIVAAHGKTVLGWHDVVHATPQPSRIAQFWGTGTSDAAVAAAAANGTKVIMSPANRAYLDMKYKNSTRLGQKWAGLIDVDKAYDWNPGAYLSGVGESSVLGVEAPLWTETIRTTADIDYMAFPRLPALAELGWSPYSTHNLTAFKTRLGAQGPRWRVMGIGYYQSTQVSWPAGS; from the coding sequence ATGACCGGTCCTGGTATTCGCCGTACGCTGTCCGCCCTGGCCCTGGCTGTGGCCACCGGCGCGGCAGCCCTGCTGGCCGCCCCCGCGGCGCAGGCCGCCACCATCCCGCTGACCTCCGTCGTCCCGGCTCCCGTCACGGCCGCGCCGACCGCCGGGGTCACCTACACCCTCGGCTCGGCCACCACCGTCTACACCGAACCCGGCTCGACCGCCGCCGCCGACATCGGCGCCTACCTCGCGGGCATCCTGCGCCCGTCGACCGGGTACGCCCTGCCCGTGGCGCCCGCCCCCACCGGCTCCCCGAGCGGCATCGCGCTGCTGCTGACCGGCGCGCCCGCGAGCGTCGGCGCCCAGGGCTACCAGCTCGACGTCACCTCGACCGCGGTCACCGTCCGCGCCAACCAACCCGCCGGGCTGTTCGCCGGGGTGCAGACGCTGCGCCAGCTGCTGCCCGCCGCCGTCGAGGCGACCACGGTGCAGGCCGGGCCGTGGCAGGTCGGCGGCGCGCACGTGGTCGACTACCCGCGCTTCGGCTACCGGGGCGCGATGCTCGACGTGGCGCGCCACTTCTTCCCACCCGCCGCCGTGCGCCGCTACGTCGACCAGCTCGCCCTGTACAAAATCAACTACCTGCACTTGCACCTGTCCGACGACCAGGGCTGGCGCATCGCGATCAACAGCTGGCCCAACCTCGCCGTGTACGGCGGCGGCACCGCCGTCGGCGGCGACCCGGGCGGCTACTACACGCAGGCCGACTACACCGCGCTGGTCGCCTACGCCGCCTCCCGCTACATCACCGTCGTCCCGGAGATCGACATGCCGGGGCACACCAACGCCGCCCTGGCGTCGTACGCCCAGCTCAACTGCAACGGGGTCGCCCCGGCGCGGTACACCGGCACCAACGTCGGGTTCAGCTCGCTGTGCGTGCCGCTGGCGCTGACGTACACCTTCATCGACCAGGTGGTCGGCGAGCTGGCGGCGCTGACCCCCGGGCCGTACCTGCACATCGGCGGCGACGAGGCCAGCTCCACCAGCGCGACCGACTACACGACGTTCATCGACCGGGTGCAGCAGATCGTCGCCGCGCACGGCAAGACCGTGCTCGGCTGGCACGACGTCGTGCACGCCACCCCGCAGCCGTCGCGGATCGCCCAGTTCTGGGGCACCGGCACCAGCGACGCGGCCGTGGCGGCCGCCGCCGCGAACGGCACCAAGGTGATCATGTCCCCGGCCAACCGCGCCTACCTGGACATGAAGTACAAGAACAGCACGCGGCTGGGGCAGAAGTGGGCCGGGCTCATCGACGTCGACAAGGCGTACGACTGGAACCCCGGCGCCTACCTCAGCGGCGTCGGCGAGTCCTCGGTGCTCGGCGTCGAGGCGCCACTGTGGACCGAGACCATCCGCACCACCGCCGACATCGACTACATGGCCTTCCCGCGCCTGCCCGCCTTGGCGGAACTGGGCTGGTCGCCGTACAGCACGCACAACCTGACCGCGTTCAAGACCCGGCTGGGTGCGCAGGGCCCGCGCTGGCGCGTCATGGGCATCGGCTACTACCAGTCGACGCAGGTGAGCTGGCCCGCCGGCTCCTGA
- a CDS encoding sugar ABC transporter substrate-binding protein, translating into MALTAAAALTATLGLSACDSGDTPAGTGGKKTIALFLPESKTTRYEAFDRPLFEARAKALCADCELLYFNADQDAAKQQQQVEAALTQGADVLVLDAVDAAAVAPLVNQAKQKKVPVIAYDRLISGIDYAYYVSFNNVRVGEMQGQALLDALTARGSLGKGQVVFINGSPTDPSSADYKKGAHSVLDGKVTIGREFDTPDWSPDKAQQQMEQAITALGRDNVVGVLSANDGMAGGAIAAMKRAGFAALPPITGQDAELAAVQRILTGEQYMTIYLDIRAEAEKSAALAVALAKGETPAAPATVDNGTAKIPAFLLDPIAVTADRIKDTIVKDGFYRAADICTGEVVAACTKQGIS; encoded by the coding sequence ATGGCACTGACCGCAGCCGCCGCGCTCACCGCGACACTGGGCCTGTCGGCCTGCGACAGCGGCGACACCCCCGCCGGCACCGGCGGCAAGAAGACGATCGCCCTCTTCCTGCCCGAGTCGAAGACCACCCGGTACGAGGCGTTCGACCGCCCGCTGTTCGAGGCCAGGGCCAAGGCCCTGTGCGCCGACTGCGAGCTGCTCTACTTCAACGCCGATCAGGACGCCGCCAAACAGCAGCAGCAGGTCGAGGCCGCCCTCACCCAGGGCGCCGACGTGCTGGTGCTCGACGCGGTCGACGCCGCCGCCGTGGCACCGCTGGTCAACCAGGCCAAGCAGAAGAAGGTGCCGGTCATCGCGTACGACCGGCTCATCTCCGGCATCGACTACGCGTACTACGTCTCGTTCAACAACGTGCGCGTCGGCGAGATGCAGGGCCAGGCGCTGCTGGACGCGCTGACCGCCAGGGGCAGCCTCGGCAAGGGCCAGGTCGTGTTCATCAACGGCTCCCCCACCGATCCCAGCTCGGCCGACTACAAGAAGGGCGCGCACAGCGTCCTGGACGGCAAGGTCACCATCGGCCGTGAGTTCGACACCCCCGACTGGAGCCCCGACAAGGCCCAGCAGCAGATGGAGCAGGCGATCACGGCCCTGGGCCGGGACAACGTCGTCGGCGTGCTGTCGGCCAACGACGGCATGGCCGGGGGCGCCATCGCCGCCATGAAGCGGGCCGGGTTCGCCGCCCTGCCGCCCATCACCGGCCAGGACGCCGAGCTCGCCGCGGTGCAGCGCATCCTCACCGGCGAGCAGTACATGACCATCTACCTCGACATCCGCGCCGAGGCCGAGAAGTCGGCCGCACTGGCGGTGGCCCTGGCCAAGGGCGAGACCCCGGCGGCACCGGCCACCGTCGACAACGGCACCGCGAAGATCCCGGCGTTCCTGCTGGACCCGATCGCGGTCACCGCCGACAGGATCAAGGACACCATCGTCAAGGACGGCTTCTACCGGGCCGCCGACATCTGCACCGGCGAGGTCGTCGCCGCCTGCACCAAGCAGGGCATCTCGTAG